The DNA window ATTCATTTCATTGACTCACATGGAGCATGTACAACATAAAAGCAACTGCCGCATATTTTCCAAAAATGCATCGGATATAAAAGCATAGCAGCAATGCAAGAATAAACATGTGATGGCTAATCGAGGTCCAATTCAACAAGAAACTTATATTGATAGTGATTTTGTATCTACGTTCAGTAATTTAATTTTTCCGTTGTGTTCCTTGTACATATTTACTATTTGCAGGTGTTAAGATCCAGATAGCATGTATTTTAATTGGAAAAGCACGTGAAACAGTATGTATACTCTCAATTACACAAAGCAAGTGCCTTAACAATGTTTGAACAGAATATTTCCTGTCAGAATGGTGAATCAAGGTTACAGGCAACTGATCAGGAAATGCTATAGGGTAAAACATCATAAACTACATATCTCAGCAAACATACAGGAATGTAAAAGAATTAATTTTCTGCcgaccagaaaaataaaaacctgaaaaagaaaaacaaccagTTTCATGCTTAATTGCATATGTAAACCCCACTTGCAAACCTGTCATCCACCTCATAAAAATCTGTCTTACCCTCAGAAGCAGGACGCAGAGAAATTCCAGACAAAGATTTACTTCCTTGTCCTGAAAATTTAACATGGCAAACCACTTCAAAATCtatatcatcatcttcatcaccaATATCCACAGGCATCCTCACTCTTAATCTATCAGGATTGCCCTGAAGGGGAATCTCAGGAACATGCCATTTGATTTCCTTCTCAGACCTATTCAAGACTGCTTTTGGTGAAACCTTCAACAGTGTTGGGTCTACAGGCAGTTTCAGGACAAATGTCACATCGTTCAGCGGTGCTGGTAAATCTGGATTTGACACATATTGTATCATTACAGAAAGTAAAGTCCCACTGAGACGTTTGACAAGTCTAACCCTCAAAGGCAACGGAGTCAAACGTGGTAACAAACTATACTTGATAATTGGAATAGGTTCACCTGATGGGGCAGTCCTAACATGGAACAAACCATTTCCAAGGCTACTTACGCGTGAGCTTTGCACTACAAACCTCTTAACACTGCCTGTATTCTCAACTTTAAATGAAAACTCAGTCTCTCTATCATCAGAAGGCTTTGGAGGTAATGTCCTCAAGTAAACAACACCCGTCAATCCAACTCTAGCAAGCAATGATTCCCTGAACTCTGCACTAATCTCTTCTGCAATGTACATTTCCGGACCCTTCATTTCAGTTTTCTTTACCAACACATCCTCAAGATTCTTACCAGCACCATCAGCAGCAGCTGCAGCAGTCTTGACTGGTGGATCACTAGTTTCTAACAATTCAAGCCCACCAAGCCCCTCATGTTTCTTGACCTTCTTTGACTCCACATATTCAGAAGCATCCAATCCCCCACCCCAAGCATCACTAAACCCTTCGAAGTCTTCGCGTAACGTTGACCCGTCATTGCTAAACTCAATTCCGCCATAGTTCCCTTCAAAGCCTTCAACACCTATATGCGTGGAATCAGTAGCCGCAGCAGGTGGCAGTGTAGTAACCTCAAGCCCCGCCAATGCCTTAGTCAAATCTGAACTCTGATCCTTATCCTTCTTAAACCCTTCCACAAGAGACTGAGGCTGGTTAATCTTCTCACTGGCTGCAAAAGGATCcttctcttcctcctcctcctctacCTCACCTTCTTCCTTCTCATCACCCTGACCACCACTGAACGCCATCGTGGCAGCCACTTCATCCCCAGCCTCCAAAGTCTCCTGAGGCAATTCAAACACAGCTTTGGAGAATGCTTCCAAGCCACCCTCATGTTCCACAGAATGCACCTCTAAATTAACCCAACTATCCGCCCCACGGATTTTATTCTCCGTATTGATAGCAGAATGCACCATTTTAGCAATGCTATCACCGTGCATCGTGGCAAGCATTGCCGCAAGCCTAATGCTACTCACACCCCTCAAAACTATATCCAAAGCCATATAAATTTCAGCATATTTCTTACTTAACTTCTCAGGGGTAACATCTACACCCCGGCAAGCCGTGACAACAACACTAACTGCCTGATTAACAATACTAATGCATTCAAAAACATTATTATTGGTCTCATCAGCAGTAGTAATTCCCAAAACATAAATTGAATTAACTAAACGGTAAACGACCCGATACCGGCTTTCGACGCCCACAATCACTTGACCGCTCGAGGCCGCAAGTGGGTCGTCACCGAGGGATGAAGGGTCGGCGGAGGAGTTGTCAGAATTGGAGGCGACGGCAGCGGATTGTTGTTTAGAGGAAAATGCAAAGCGGGTTTTGCGGAATGCTGAAAGGGCCATCAGGGCCCGAGATGGGGGAAACCATTCACGGGTTTGGAGCAAAACGTCGGGCCCATTTGTGGGTTGAAGGGATAGTGCTAAACAGGACATCGGGGCTTAATCTGGATTGGATCAGATCTTACGAGGTTTTTCCTTTGTATAATTCTTTTTGAGTTTGGAAATGAAATCAAAGGTAATGGGGATTGAATACTTACTTGAATGAGAATTTGAGCTGGGTATCGATGATTTTGGAGCTTCCCGTGATGATTGTTTGTTTGTTACAGAGATCGGAGCTCTGGTGCgtatgagagagagagagagagagagagagagagagagattgaaAGAGAACTGAAAGAGGAAAGGCAAAAGGAATGGACCCGGGTAGACGAACCTCAAAGAAGGTTTGGGCTGGGCTGAAAGTTGGATCTTTTGGTGGGTTGGGGGTAAATTTAGGTTATACAATCATTGGCTGATTTtctccccccctttttttttttatataattgaATTAATTCCTTTCACCTTATCATTCAATCCAACTCATCTTCGATTTTCTTCCTTTCATAATGTCGGTTTCTTTAAGAGTTGATAATTTGGTTAATTTATTTTACTCATCTTCTTTTGGTTCAAATGAATCGCAAAGAGACtttttttggtggaaaaaagaaagaaattacaaGCACGTGTTTTTTTGGTACAAAAAGTTTTGGTCGAAAAAATTTTGAGTGATTTTGGCTCTAGTCATAAATAGATTCTAGTTAGTGACCATTGAAGTATGCTTAATCtactctctctttctttttttaatcgTCTCGGGCACAcgagtttttgtaaaaaaaataattcgTTCTTACTAATTAAATCAACTATAAAGCACGCTAAAGGTACAAAATATCTCTATGCACTTTGAATTCAGTCCTTTTTGTGCATTTTCAATTATGGAACTTAGATCATGTGTTTGGGCCAAGTTAGTCAAACCTTGAACTAATTTGCCTTAATTGGCCTTCAGGGTCAGTGGATCTTTTTCCAACACAACAGTACATTTGTAAGAGATTGGTGTATTCTCTGTACAAATAATTGTACATCTCAAGAAACTTTTCCCGAGCTGGAAAACCAGTACTAAATGATTTACGAACCCTTAGGCGCCTTTCCGATTCAAAATTCCAAATGCGGTACCACCAATGAACCCAGCAGCCCTCCTGCAACACCCTCTTCCCACCCGCACCACGAAATGCACCACCGGTTGCCCAATCCTCGACAGCTTCTTACACGGCGGCATCCCTTGTAACTCAATTACAGAGATAGTCGCCGAGAGCGGCTGCGGCAAAACCCAAATCTCCCTCCAACTCCTCCTCTCTGCTCAACTTCCGACCTCCCTCGGTGGTCTCTCCGCCTCCTCGCTTTACCTCCACTCCGAGTTCCCCTTTCCCTTCCGCCGCCTCCGCCAGCTTGCCCTCTCAAACCCCACGCTCCAAAATCCACTGGACAATATACTAATCCATCCTTTACATTCTGCGGACCACCTGCTCGACTTATTGTCCCGCCTGGATCCCCTCCTTGTACACCCACCACCGCAGACCCGTTTCCCTATTAAACTCATTGTTATTGATTCCATTGCTGCTTTGTTTCGTTCTGAATTTGATAATAACCCGAGTGATTTGAAGAGGAGGTCGGGTTTATTCTTTAAGATTTCGAGCAAGCTCAAGGCACAGGCAATGCGGTTTGGACTGGCTGTGGTGGTTACTAATCAGGTTACGGATAGTGTTGATTCTTCGGATGGATTGAGGATTGGGAACTCTTGGTTTCTTTATTCTTCTGGGAGGAGGGTCTGTGCTGCACTTGGGTTATCTTGGGCTAATTGTGTGAATACAAGGCTCTTCTTATCGCGAGATGAGGAAAATGTTAAAGACGATGATGGTGACATTGTCAATACAAGAACGAGGACAAGGAGATTCATCAGCGTTGTATTTGCGCCGCATTTGCCTCATTCATCATGTGAGTTTTTTATTGCAAAAGAAGGGGTTTTGGGGTTTGATAGTTGCAATGACTTCCATTTAGAAAATAGAGAGCTCTAATGATGCAAAAGGTGAAGATAAAAGAGGCAAATCTGGTTTTTCTTCCCTTGTctcttttactttatttttctcTGTTTTGTAATTAATGCGATCGGGCTGAAGAAAAATGTAAGAGAAGTTTTGCAATAGACTTGGGAAAATTTCCCACTGTTGTGGGTTTTGTACAGCATGtaaaatttcatttaatttgtGAGACATCATTCCTCTTTGCTCGAGGTATTCTCTGAATCTGTGAATTCCTGTAATGCATTGACAAATAacatggaatttttttttaagaccCT is part of the Coffea eugenioides isolate CCC68of chromosome 6, Ceug_1.0, whole genome shotgun sequence genome and encodes:
- the LOC113774876 gene encoding uncharacterized protein LOC113774876, producing the protein MSCLALSLQPTNGPDVLLQTREWFPPSRALMALSAFRKTRFAFSSKQQSAAVASNSDNSSADPSSLGDDPLAASSGQVIVGVESRYRVVYRLVNSIYVLGITTADETNNNVFECISIVNQAVSVVVTACRGVDVTPEKLSKKYAEIYMALDIVLRGVSSIRLAAMLATMHGDSIAKMVHSAINTENKIRGADSWVNLEVHSVEHEGGLEAFSKAVFELPQETLEAGDEVAATMAFSGGQGDEKEEGEVEEEEEEKDPFAASEKINQPQSLVEGFKKDKDQSSDLTKALAGLEVTTLPPAAATDSTHIGVEGFEGNYGGIEFSNDGSTLREDFEGFSDAWGGGLDASEYVESKKVKKHEGLGGLELLETSDPPVKTAAAAADGAGKNLEDVLVKKTEMKGPEMYIAEEISAEFRESLLARVGLTGVVYLRTLPPKPSDDRETEFSFKVENTGSVKRFVVQSSRVSSLGNGLFHVRTAPSGEPIPIIKYSLLPRLTPLPLRVRLVKRLSGTLLSVMIQYVSNPDLPAPLNDVTFVLKLPVDPTLLKVSPKAVLNRSEKEIKWHVPEIPLQGNPDRLRVRMPVDIGDEDDDIDFEVVCHVKFSGQGSKSLSGISLRPASEGKTDFYEVDDRFASGVYICN
- the LOC113775142 gene encoding DNA repair protein XRCC3 homolog; translation: MNPAALLQHPLPTRTTKCTTGCPILDSFLHGGIPCNSITEIVAESGCGKTQISLQLLLSAQLPTSLGGLSASSLYLHSEFPFPFRRLRQLALSNPTLQNPLDNILIHPLHSADHLLDLLSRLDPLLVHPPPQTRFPIKLIVIDSIAALFRSEFDNNPSDLKRRSGLFFKISSKLKAQAMRFGLAVVVTNQVTDSVDSSDGLRIGNSWFLYSSGRRVCAALGLSWANCVNTRLFLSRDEENVKDDDGDIVNTRTRTRRFISVVFAPHLPHSSCEFFIAKEGVLGFDSCNDFHLENREL